One region of Phragmites australis chromosome 18, lpPhrAust1.1, whole genome shotgun sequence genomic DNA includes:
- the LOC133899268 gene encoding uncharacterized protein LOC133899268 produces MTIHIYYGERPAVLHGRLVSIQNCQHVESTVELPIDLKGLQTHVMSLLRLNQQSYNVILEGVRPRPVPNSSLIVHTLFDLRTNNAWALYSRKALEENFEIGVYVTIVSRPVHGEEVATVEGLDHNVMHDEAGGNVGEGTSGTDGPEVDHGEVDAQCMDDEAGGSGDEEGVDNDDPVPAIQYFHGAGLLNCTISEYNTLSNWGYHNSDIQVGQRFQNREEVIHFISNYAVITRRDHKCARSNHTEYEVRCTKHPTCPYFVRAHKPKHENYFVLSRHTPHTCSEEAIRNVSHAVDARFIAQLLITLVGINICLSPKSIMEEVQTKTGMLINYHTAWRAKQKALKMLFGSFEDSYHYAPRLMQKIAMTNPGTQWAMADEPIRLDDGSYSNTDRYLIRFFWSFGQCIEAFRHCKPVVCVDATFLSGKYHGNLMTAMAADANNQIIPLAYALVESENNDSWLWFLTLVRTRVVGNRERVCIISDRNKGLLHALDVLHASTNPSIAWPDVERRWCMRHLGANLYSRYHNKGLVKKFKGLCLQNQQAKFNEIWRELNETTRKMMAQQEAQEDHLRTQMVGGQTIISRSRGTFSQWIAGKPAERWALFYDTHGSR; encoded by the coding sequence atgactatccatatttattatggagaacgtcccgctgttttgcatgggagactcgtgtccattcagaactgccagcacgtagagagtacggttgagctaccaattgatctaaaaggcttacaaacacatgttatgagccttttgcgtctAAACCAGCAGTCCTACAATGTTATCCTAGAGGGTGTTAGGCCACGGCCTGTACCAAACAGCTcgctcattgtccatacgttgttcgatttgagaacGAACAACGCTTGGGCCTTGTACTCACGtaaggcattagaggagaactttgaaataggAGTGTACGTAACCATAGTATCACGACCGGTGcatggtgaagaggtggctactGTGGAAGGATTAGAccataatgtgatgcatgatgaggcgggagggaatgtcggggagggcacttcGGGTACGGATGGACCCgaagtggaccatggtgaggtagatgcacaatgcatggatgatgaagccggtggtagtggcgacgaagaaggtgttgacaatgatgacccggtgccggcgatccagtactttcatggtgctgggctgctaaattgtaccatcagtgagtataacaccctatctaattggggatatcataatagcgacatccaggtgggGCAACGGTTTCAGAACAgggaagaggtcatccactttatcagcaactatgctgtaatcacaagaagggaccacaagtgtgccCGATCTAACCATACAGAGTATGAGGTTAGGTGTACGAAGCATCCgacttgtccttacttcgtacgagcccataagccaaagcacgagaactattttgtgctgagtagacacaccccacatacatgcagcgaagaggctattaggaatgtgagccacgcggttgatgcgaggttcatagcccaactactcatcacccttgttggcataaacatatgtttgtcgccaaaatctattatggaggaggtgcagactaagacgggtatgctgatcaattaccacaccgcgtggcgagcaaagcagaaggcattgaagatgttgtttggaagtttcgaagatTCGTACCACTACGCACCGAGGCTGATGCAGAAGATTGCTATGACCAACCCCGGgacccagtgggccatggcggatgagccgatcaggctggatgatgggtcatacagcaacactgatcgatacctcattaggtttttctggtcctttggccaatgcatcgaagctttcaggcaTTGCAAACCggtggtatgtgtggatgccacatttcttagtggcaagtaccatggtaacctaatgacagcgatggcggcggatgcaaacaatcagataaTTCCTCTCGCTTATGcattggttgagagtgagaacaatgatagttggttgtggttccttaccttggtgaggacacgtgtcgtcgGTAATAGGGAACGAGTCTGCATTATATCAGACCGCAATAAGGGCctcttgcatgcattggatgtgcTACATGCCAGCACAAACCCCTCCATTGcgtggcctgatgtggagagaaggtggtgcatgcgacacttaggtGCGAACCTTTACTCAAGGTATCACAATAAGGGTcttgtgaagaagttcaaagggttatgtcttcagaaccagcaggcgaagttcaacgagatatggcgagagttaaatgagaccactcgtaagatgatggcacagcaagaagcacaggaggaccatctacggacgcaaatggtggggggccaaaccatcattagtcgTTCGCGtggtacgtttagccagtggatagcgggaaagccggcggagcgttgggccctattCTATGATACTCACGGTTCCAGGTAA